From Aquificaceae bacterium, one genomic window encodes:
- the sucD gene encoding succinate--CoA ligase subunit alpha, whose translation MAILVDKNTRVVVQGITGKEGSFHAIQCKAYGTQVVAGVTPGKGGQSVEGIPVFNTVEEAVRETSANCSLIFVPPAFAGDAIVEALDAGIELVVCITEGIPVRDMMMVKDYMKKNYPNAKLIGPNCPGVITPGEAKVGIMPGHIFKRGSIGIVSRSGTLTYEASYQLTQFGLGQSTAVGIGGDPVHGLSHKDVIAMFNQDPETEAILMIGEIGGTAEEEAAEYIKEHVKKPVFAYIAGITAPPGRRMGHAGAIISGGKGTAQAKMQALREAGVTVIENPAFIGKTVAETLGKM comes from the coding sequence ATGGCAATCCTTGTAGACAAAAACACGAGAGTAGTGGTTCAAGGCATAACGGGAAAGGAAGGCTCTTTCCATGCTATCCAATGCAAAGCCTATGGCACTCAGGTAGTGGCAGGTGTTACTCCTGGCAAAGGTGGTCAGTCTGTAGAGGGTATACCCGTTTTCAACACCGTAGAAGAGGCTGTAAGAGAAACATCCGCCAACTGCTCCCTTATCTTTGTTCCACCAGCCTTTGCAGGAGATGCCATAGTGGAAGCTCTTGATGCAGGCATAGAGCTCGTGGTCTGTATCACGGAGGGTATACCGGTAAGAGATATGATGATGGTAAAGGACTACATGAAGAAAAACTACCCCAACGCCAAGCTTATAGGTCCAAACTGCCCAGGAGTGATAACCCCAGGCGAGGCAAAGGTGGGTATAATGCCAGGGCATATCTTCAAGAGAGGTTCTATAGGCATAGTTTCAAGAAGTGGGACGCTTACCTACGAAGCATCCTATCAGCTCACTCAGTTTGGGCTTGGGCAGTCCACTGCGGTAGGAATAGGCGGAGACCCAGTTCATGGACTTTCTCACAAAGACGTCATAGCCATGTTTAACCAAGACCCAGAAACAGAGGCTATACTTATGATAGGAGAAATAGGGGGAACTGCGGAAGAGGAGGCTGCGGAGTATATAAAAGAGCATGTGAAAAAGCCAGTATTTGCTTATATTGCAGGTATAACCGCACCACCGGGAAGACGTATGGGACATGCAGGTGCTATAATAAGCGGAGGCAAAGGCACTGCACAGGCAAAGATGCAAGCCTTAAGGGAAGCAGGCGTAACGGTGATAGAAAACCCCGCCTTTATAGGTAAAACTGTGGCGGAGACTTTAGGAAAAATGTGA
- a CDS encoding ferredoxin, translated as MALRTKVDPDTCTSCELCYDRVPEVYKNRGDGIAEVVSPGADGWMVVPAELENEVKEVTDECPSGSIITEEI; from the coding sequence ATGGCTTTGAGGACAAAAGTTGACCCAGATACCTGTACCTCATGTGAGCTTTGCTACGATAGAGTGCCAGAGGTCTACAAAAACAGAGGCGATGGAATAGCGGAAGTGGTAAGCCCAGGAGCAGACGGATGGATGGTAGTGCCAGCGGAACTTGAAAACGAAGTCAAAGAGGTTACCGACGAATGTCCCAGTGGGTCCATCATAACCGAGGAAATATAA
- a CDS encoding ferredoxin, whose translation MSQWVHHNRGNISIKIDVDTCTACELCYDRLPEIFVNRGDGIPLVMIKVPIEQVYDKLLQTAEDCPSGSIILY comes from the coding sequence ATGTCCCAGTGGGTCCATCATAACCGAGGAAATATAAGCATAAAAATTGACGTAGATACGTGCACCGCTTGCGAGCTGTGCTACGACAGGTTGCCAGAAATCTTTGTCAACAGGGGGGATGGTATCCCCCTTGTTATGATAAAAGTCCCCATAGAGCAGGTGTATGATAAGCTCTTACAAACCGCAGAAGATTGTCCAAGTGGTTCTATAATCCTATACTAA
- a CDS encoding MBL fold metallo-hydrolase translates to MDKILFLGTAGGRASVFRFLRRSGGFLLFLSGSLVHVDPGPGAFVYLHQLGIDPKNIDLVVLSHIHLDHSSDVNSVIESATDGGKLKHVALFAPRSAFEGHHRVVLPFIRERLALEGFLKEGEVLSYKSVSVKAVMKHTHHGAETYALLFNDRILYVSCALYEDRMLKLYPHNVEVMIINTTLYRKTKPIDHLTVEDAERLISVLKPKRVILTHFGYEFLLQYDPERVAEELSQKYGIPVVSAKDFMEVVL, encoded by the coding sequence TTGGATAAGATACTTTTTCTGGGGACTGCAGGTGGTAGAGCAAGCGTTTTTAGATTTTTAAGAAGGTCTGGGGGCTTTCTACTCTTTTTATCTGGCTCACTGGTGCACGTAGACCCAGGTCCTGGTGCTTTTGTATATCTTCACCAACTTGGTATAGACCCAAAAAACATAGACCTTGTAGTCTTGTCTCATATACACCTTGACCACTCTTCCGACGTAAACTCTGTAATAGAATCTGCCACGGATGGAGGAAAGCTAAAGCACGTAGCCTTGTTTGCTCCACGCTCTGCTTTTGAAGGTCATCACAGAGTTGTTCTTCCCTTTATAAGAGAAAGACTTGCCTTAGAAGGTTTTCTAAAAGAGGGTGAGGTGCTCTCCTACAAGTCAGTGAGTGTAAAAGCGGTAATGAAACATACCCATCATGGCGCAGAAACCTATGCCTTGCTCTTCAACGATAGAATTCTGTATGTCTCTTGTGCCTTATACGAGGACAGAATGCTAAAACTCTACCCGCACAATGTGGAAGTTATGATAATCAACACAACCCTTTACAGGAAAACAAAGCCTATAGACCACCTTACCGTTGAAGACGCAGAAAGGCTAATATCTGTTCTAAAGCCTAAAAGGGTCATCCTAACCCACTTTGGGTATGAGTTCCTTCTGCAGTATGACCCAGAAAGGGTTGCAGAGGAGCTTTCTCAAAAATACGGAATACCAGTGGTATCCGCCAAAGATTTTATGGAGGTGGTGCTCTAA
- a CDS encoding YqaA family protein, with the protein MLEHLFPELKRWAENFVQEHGYTALFILSFTESIIQPVPPYPFIVSAPLFNLSPYVAGLVSFVGNILGAIVAYYLAKILGETFVKKLFGQRLYLKGEALFNRYGFWAVLIGEPYKLVCWLAGLFHMPVWSFLLASLIARAIRIGIFVFFGDVLGKFIN; encoded by the coding sequence ATGTTAGAGCACCTGTTCCCAGAACTGAAAAGATGGGCGGAGAACTTCGTCCAAGAACATGGTTATACTGCACTTTTTATACTATCCTTTACAGAGTCCATAATTCAACCAGTGCCACCCTATCCCTTTATAGTGAGTGCTCCTCTTTTTAATCTAAGTCCTTATGTGGCAGGGCTTGTCTCCTTTGTAGGAAATATACTTGGTGCTATCGTAGCCTACTATCTTGCTAAAATTCTTGGAGAAACCTTTGTAAAGAAACTCTTCGGTCAGAGACTCTACCTCAAGGGGGAAGCTCTTTTTAATAGGTATGGCTTTTGGGCGGTGCTTATAGGCGAACCATACAAGCTCGTTTGTTGGCTTGCTGGACTCTTTCATATGCCAGTTTGGAGCTTTCTTTTGGCAAGCCTTATTGCAAGGGCTATTAGGATAGGCATATTTGTATTTTTTGGTGATGTGCTTGGGAAATTTATAAACTAA
- a CDS encoding M23 family metallopeptidase, producing MKRFVLAFALVGALCKPIMDASPLGIGGPSEVSYQNNELDEELFDVDTVSKIIAIEMSVEEAMRELLNVKTVETVKPDIWPVVGVITSDYGWRTLGGRREFHTGIDISAPYGTPVVATSDGRVIYAGWIRGYGKTVIIYHGYGFATLYAHLSDIKVSYSDRVVKGQIIGNVGTTGRAFGPHLHYEVLKYGVRQNPIAYLP from the coding sequence ATGAAAAGATTTGTCCTTGCCTTTGCCCTGGTGGGAGCTCTTTGCAAGCCAATAATGGATGCGTCTCCTTTAGGCATAGGTGGTCCTTCAGAGGTCTCTTACCAAAATAATGAACTTGATGAGGAACTTTTTGACGTAGATACGGTTAGCAAAATTATAGCTATTGAGATGTCTGTGGAAGAAGCCATGAGAGAGCTTCTCAACGTTAAAACCGTAGAAACAGTAAAGCCAGACATATGGCCGGTGGTAGGCGTTATAACTTCAGACTATGGCTGGCGGACACTTGGTGGAAGGAGAGAATTTCATACTGGTATAGATATATCCGCACCCTATGGAACACCCGTTGTTGCTACATCCGATGGTAGGGTAATATACGCAGGATGGATAAGAGGTTACGGAAAAACAGTTATCATTTATCACGGTTATGGCTTTGCAACCCTTTATGCACACCTATCGGACATAAAGGTTTCTTACTCAGACAGAGTTGTAAAGGGTCAGATAATAGGAAACGTGGGGACCACCGGTAGGGCATTTGGACCACATCTCCATTACGAAGTTCTAAAATACGGAGTTAGACAAAACCCTATAGCCTACCTGCCTTAG
- a CDS encoding DUF507 family protein has translation MRLPEKLVERIADRIIRELYEKERIIEPEDPYIFKKRIIAIFKEAEEQERMLDEKTKEILREKLELLEETSLDYRTAYKAVRSKLAEEMNIHTSRRERMNQIAHKIKDMIMEDPQVEIYEEPSVIRNRIREILMEAVREEEEIDREVRERIRSYSKRIVEGTPEWNHLYRRIYEDALRRRGLL, from the coding sequence ATGAGGTTGCCTGAGAAACTCGTAGAGAGAATAGCGGATAGAATAATAAGGGAGCTTTATGAAAAGGAGAGAATTATAGAACCAGAAGACCCATACATCTTTAAGAAAAGGATAATAGCCATATTTAAAGAAGCGGAAGAACAGGAGAGGATGCTTGATGAAAAGACTAAGGAAATCCTCAGGGAAAAGCTGGAGCTTCTTGAAGAAACCAGCCTTGACTATAGAACCGCGTATAAAGCGGTCAGAAGTAAACTTGCAGAAGAGATGAACATACACACTTCAAGAAGGGAAAGGATGAACCAAATAGCACACAAAATAAAGGACATGATAATGGAAGACCCTCAAGTGGAAATATACGAAGAGCCAAGCGTAATAAGAAACAGGATAAGGGAGATTCTCATGGAAGCTGTTAGAGAAGAGGAGGAAATAGACAGGGAGGTAAGGGAAAGGATAAGGTCTTACTCAAAGAGGATAGTGGAAGGCACTCCCGAGTGGAACCATCTCTACAGAAGAATATACGAAGATGCGCTAAGAAGAAGAGGTCTACTCTAA
- a CDS encoding methyltransferase, whose product MEESKEFEFFRGKVRFKQTRKHRLSIVEILFVANLKGIKRNSKVLDLGAGFGTLSILISLKYSCHVWAIERDPLMLQLLRENIKLNKLEDKIHILDLDLKHAHNYIRAQSFDVVVANPPFYKGTASNNVYHHETDTSLEDFIRTAGFLLRDGRHFNLLVASNRLVEAILFMKKYRLEVESLRFFYPKLSKNAKIVCIHALKNLKPVPVVEKPLIINEENGEYTQEVKNLLESFL is encoded by the coding sequence TTGGAAGAGTCTAAGGAATTTGAGTTTTTTAGAGGAAAAGTAAGGTTTAAGCAGACAAGGAAACACAGACTATCAATAGTAGAGATACTTTTCGTAGCAAATCTTAAAGGCATAAAAAGAAACTCAAAAGTTCTTGACCTTGGTGCAGGCTTTGGCACTCTTTCCATACTAATTTCTCTCAAATACTCTTGCCACGTTTGGGCTATAGAAAGGGACCCCCTTATGCTTCAGCTTCTCAGAGAGAATATAAAGCTCAACAAACTTGAGGATAAAATACATATTCTTGACCTTGACCTAAAACATGCACACAATTACATAAGGGCTCAGAGTTTTGATGTGGTGGTTGCCAATCCACCCTTTTATAAGGGCACAGCTTCAAACAACGTATATCATCATGAAACAGACACAAGCCTTGAAGATTTTATAAGAACCGCAGGCTTTTTGCTTAGAGATGGTAGACATTTTAACCTTTTAGTAGCTTCAAATCGCCTTGTAGAAGCTATCCTTTTTATGAAAAAGTATCGCTTAGAAGTAGAGTCTTTGAGGTTTTTTTATCCAAAGCTAAGTAAGAATGCGAAAATAGTGTGTATACATGCACTAAAGAACCTAAAACCTGTCCCTGTTGTTGAAAAACCCTTGATAATTAACGAAGAAAATGGCGAATACACACAAGAAGTCAAAAACCTTCTTGAAAGTTTTCTATGA
- the atpC gene encoding ATP synthase F1 subunit epsilon, producing MIKVEIVTPQGLHFSRDVNSVNIPTAEGEIGVLEKHMYLMTMLKPGLVYFDGKQENGIAVTYGFVDVTPEKVIILTEEAYNIGEIDPGKEKELFDQAMRKLATAQTMEEIEELEKAKEKARTLLELFERFGRV from the coding sequence ATGATTAAAGTGGAAATAGTCACACCTCAAGGACTTCATTTTTCAAGGGATGTTAACTCTGTAAACATACCTACCGCAGAGGGTGAGATAGGGGTGCTTGAAAAACACATGTATCTTATGACCATGCTAAAACCGGGACTTGTCTACTTTGACGGGAAGCAAGAAAATGGCATTGCGGTAACCTACGGCTTTGTGGATGTAACACCTGAAAAGGTTATCATTCTTACAGAAGAAGCCTACAACATAGGAGAGATTGACCCAGGTAAAGAAAAGGAGCTTTTTGACCAGGCAATGAGGAAGCTGGCAACCGCTCAAACCATGGAAGAAATAGAAGAATTAGAGAAAGCAAAGGAAAAGGCAAGAACTCTGCTTGAGCTTTTTGAGAGGTTTGGAAGAGTCTAA
- a CDS encoding biotin/lipoate A/B protein ligase family protein, which produces MKAYLLGKLPRMLSTTLFHAMALLGYEGLIICEPEDTYISLGYFDRAYELIDLKKCKDLGIGIIRRQTGGGAVLLSPGQVFYQLILPKEVVPFKVEDAYRKLSQPVIRAYARLGLEVEYKPINDLVVKSSQRKISGQGAGDIGKFFVFVGNILLRFDPDLMAELFNLPNKHTREKVRQSLWENISWLERELCRVFSPREVTEALLEEFSKDFSLEVCEEVPQEAIEFADRLREEMSSEETLFEDTGRRHHLIKIREGVYVPRC; this is translated from the coding sequence ATGAAGGCTTATCTTCTTGGCAAACTTCCTCGCATGCTATCCACTACGCTTTTCCATGCTATGGCATTGTTGGGATACGAAGGTCTTATAATCTGCGAACCAGAAGATACATACATAAGCCTTGGCTATTTTGACAGAGCCTACGAGCTTATAGACCTTAAAAAATGCAAGGATTTGGGTATAGGTATCATAAGAAGGCAAACGGGTGGTGGTGCGGTCTTGCTATCACCGGGTCAGGTTTTTTATCAACTCATACTTCCCAAAGAGGTTGTTCCTTTCAAGGTAGAAGATGCCTATAGAAAGCTTTCACAACCTGTTATAAGGGCTTATGCAAGGCTTGGGCTTGAGGTGGAATACAAACCTATAAATGACCTTGTTGTTAAATCATCTCAGAGGAAGATAAGCGGTCAGGGAGCTGGAGATATAGGAAAGTTTTTCGTTTTTGTAGGGAACATACTCCTTAGGTTTGACCCAGACCTTATGGCAGAGCTTTTTAATCTTCCAAACAAGCATACGAGGGAGAAGGTGAGGCAAAGCCTTTGGGAAAACATATCGTGGTTAGAAAGGGAGCTGTGTAGGGTTTTTAGTCCAAGAGAGGTCACAGAAGCTCTCCTTGAAGAGTTTTCAAAGGATTTTAGCCTTGAGGTCTGCGAAGAAGTTCCACAGGAAGCCATTGAGTTTGCGGATAGGTTAAGAGAAGAGATGAGCTCTGAAGAAACCCTTTTTGAGGACACAGGAAGAAGACATCACCTTATAAAGATAAGAGAGGGTGTGTATGTGCCACGGTGTTAA
- a CDS encoding flagellin translates to MEFINSNYSNLLQARVSQNPDGTYSLMLMPVDISKDIAVLNISGGDFDVGASDFYSPNVLQAVKRIGNKLSSSLYPDDSDLMLLQRAFDRVSYRRSQVGSVLSQVKNLQPVQENLRDNLNKQKSDFEDAELSQSIMDYTRYKIAYEALMRIIADQKDMSILKYLK, encoded by the coding sequence GTGGAGTTTATAAACTCTAACTACTCAAACCTTCTTCAGGCGAGGGTTAGTCAAAATCCAGATGGAACATATTCTCTCATGCTCATGCCTGTGGATATAAGCAAAGATATTGCGGTTCTTAATATAAGCGGGGGAGACTTTGATGTGGGTGCGTCAGATTTTTATTCTCCCAATGTGCTACAAGCGGTCAAAAGGATTGGAAACAAGCTTAGCTCTTCGCTTTATCCTGATGATTCTGACCTCATGCTCTTGCAAAGAGCCTTTGATAGAGTTTCTTATAGAAGGTCTCAGGTAGGCAGTGTGCTATCTCAAGTCAAAAACCTCCAGCCTGTGCAGGAAAATCTCAGGGACAACCTAAACAAACAGAAATCCGACTTTGAGGATGCAGAGCTGTCTCAAAGCATAATGGACTATACTCGCTACAAGATTGCTTATGAAGCTCTTATGCGTATAATAGCAGACCAAAAGGATATGAGTATACTTAAATACTTAAAGTAA